The window AGCCGGCGACGATACCGAGGATTTTTGCGCCGCGCGCAGTCGCGGCTTCCAGGCTTTCCAGCACCAGCGCGCCGGCGCCTTCCGCCATCACAAAGCCATCGCGGTTTTTCGCGAACGGTCGCACCGCGGTCTGCGGCGGATCGTTGTGGGTCGAGAGGGCGGACAGCAGCGAGAACCGGATCAGCGCTTCCGGATTGACCGAGCCATCGGTGGCGACGCACAGCGCCGCATCGGCTTCGCCGCGGCGGATCGCCTCGACACCGAGCTGGATCGCGGTGGCGCCAGACGCGCAGGCGGTCGACAGTGAGATCGGCGAGCCCTTGGTGCCGAACGTATCGGCGAGATGGTCGGCGACCGAGCCGAACATGAAGCGGCGGTGGAATTGCGTGAACTGGCCGCCACCGGCGACGCGCAGCATGGTGTCGTAATTGATCTCGGTATTTGAACCGCTGACGCGCGCGATCGCCTGGCGCTGCGGCCATTCGACTTCGACGGGGGCGACGGCGAGAAACAAAGGGCCGGGGAAGTCGCCCTTGCTGCCGATGTCAGCCTGCGCGATCGCTTCCTCGGTGACGAGGTCGGCGAGTTTTTCCGAGAGGTCGGTGGAGGAGAATGGCTCAACCGGCACGAAATCGATGCTGCCCGCCATCGTGGTTTTCAAACCATCGGTGGGAAAGCGCGTGATGGTGCGGATGCCGGATTCGCCGGCCGTCAGCTTGGCCCAGTTGTCGGCCTTGCCGGCACCGAGCGAGGTGACAACGCCCATGCCGGTCACGACGACGATCGGTCGGCCGAATTTATCGCGCGTTGCTGTCATGATCTCTCCCCGTCGGCCGTGCTGTTCGCGTCAACTGATGGCTTCAACCAGCGCCATGCCTTCGCCGCGCCAGTGGCCAGCCCCGATCACCACAATCTGGGTGGGTGGCTTGGACATTTCAATCTCCAGCCCGGTTGAATCGTTGGGCGGAAACATCGCGCCGCGCGAAATCGCCAGCGCAGCGAGGCCAAGCCCGAGCGGAAACTGCGTCTCAAGCGCGTGGCCGAACGATGTGCCGGTGGCGCGCACCGCGAGGTCGGCATGTTGCTTCAGGAACGTGCGCTCTTCGGATGTCGCAGGCTCCGCGCCGGTCGCGCCGGTGATGATTGCGGTGTCGCTCTTCAATGCGCCTAATTTCGACCACAGCTTCTCCAGCGACGCCGTGACTTCGCCGGGATTCTTGCGGCGCGCCTGATCGGCGACGACATTCTTGAGACGCGCATAGGGTTTTGCGCCGCGTGCTTGTGCGTGGGTCTTGGATTCGATCACGAGGAACGCGCCGCCGGAGCCGAGCGCAAAACCGCTGGCCTGCTCACGTGCCCACACCGTTTCGAACTTGTTCTTGATATTGAAGTCGTCGAACTCATACAGCAGCAGCAGATCCTTGCGCTCGCCATTATGTGCCGCGCCGATCAGCGCGATGTCGCTTTGCCCGGCGGCAATCCGCGCCAGCGCGATGCGCGCGGCGTCGACGCCGGCGGCTTCTTCGCCCATGAAGGTGCGCGACGATCCGGTGACGCCGTGCACGATGGCGATGTTGCCGGCGAGCAGGTTGGAGAGCTGCGCCAGAAACAGCGTCGGCCGCAGATCGTTCATCAGCCGTTCGTTGAGAAATCCGGGCGACGAGGCGCCGTGGGCTTCCGAATTCAGGATGCCGGAATCCACGACGAGATCGCGTTCGCCGCCGCCAGCGGCGACGATCATGTCCATCCGCGACAGGATTTCCTTGTTGCCCTTGATGCCGGCGGATTCCAGCGCCAGGCCGGCGGCATAGGTGCCGATCCGCTGCCAGGCCTCCATCTGCCGCTGATCGCCCTTCTTGGGGATCTGGGCGTCGAAGGAAACCGGGGCGAGCGGATGCACGATGTAGGGCGCAAAATTGGTTTCATCGACGTTGATGCGCTTCTGGTTCAGCGCATCCCAATGCGCGTCCGGGCCTTCGCCAAGCGACGTGGCAAGGCCGATGCCGGTGATCCAGGCTTCTACCGGCTCGGAATTCGCAGGTCGCGTTTCAACCATGGGACATTGCCTGTTGGGGGAAGTCTATGCGCCTGGCCATGGTTTCCATGTGCCCGCGCAAATCCGGATGAGGGAACGGGACGTGGCGAAACGTCAGCGTCGCGTTGCAGACCAGCTTGCCCTTGGCGCTGACCTTCACCGCCGTCATGGCGAAGCCGGAGCCTTCGTGCACGATGCTGGCGTCGATCATCAGCTTCTCGCCGGGGGTGACGAAGGTGCGCATCTTGGCTTCCTTCACCGCTGCCAGGAACGGCATGCGCTCGAACTTCATCAGCGCGATCAGCAGCCAGCCGGAGGTCTGCGCCATCGCCTCGATCAGCAGTACGCCCGGCATCAGCGGAAAGCCCGGAAAATGCCCCTCGAAGATGGTGCTTTTTTCCGGAACGTTCGCTTCAACCGTAATGGTTTTATCGCCGACATTGAGGTCGGCGATGCGGTCGATCAGATGAAAATATTCGAGGTTCATGGCGGGGCGTTACGCGCCCTTGGCCGCGACCAATTCGTCGATGCGGGCGCTGAGGTTCTTCAGGACGAAATACTGCTCGGTGGTCGCCTTGCCGTCATTGACCTCCTGGGTCCACTTTTCCAGCGGCAGCTTGATCCCGAACGCCTTGTCGATGGCGAAGGCGATATCGAGGAAATCCAGGCTGTCGATGCCCAGATCGTCGATCGCGTGGCTCTCCGGCGTGATCGTGTCGCGAGGAATGTCGCAGGTTTCCGCGATGATTGTGGCGACCTGATCGAATGTGGTGGACATCATTAAGCCTTTGATAGATTGAAGATAAATGTCGGGACGGCGCGGAAAGAGGGGGCTCGGCCCCGGAACGCCCTGTCCGCCGGAAGGAGTCGATTGCCCGTATAACGGAGGGAGGCTCTCAGTTCAATGGCAGTTGAGCACCTGCTCACCTGCCAGTTCCGGGCGGCGGACTATTCGGTTGGATGGTCTCAGGTCTGCGGTACGACGATATGGGCGCAATCGCGGCGGCCCGTTAGCACGCAATCCTGGGTCTTGCGGAGGTCGGCGATGCTGATGGCGAGCCAGATGCCGATCCCGGTCAGCGCCGCGGTCAGGGCGAAGGCGGCCGCGTTCGCCAGCATGCGGTGGTGGAAGTCGTCGGGCTCGTCGCGGGGACGTTCAAATCGCGAGAGGTCGTCAGCCCCATGCGAGGTGTTCGCAGCAGGGCGACCGCCCGGAACGGTCGGATGATGCGGGAGCGTGGCCGAGGTGCGCGGCACGAATTTGAGCACGCGGTGCTCGTCGTCCCCCCTGATGATCGGCTGCTGGGTCTTCATGGTTGCCCGGTCTGCGATATTTGTTGCATGACCCTAGCACGATGTCCGCACGGCGAGCAGATAAAGTCCGCATGGCACGAATGCGGCAATCCATCCTCTGGCTGTCCTGCAACTGGTCCTCGCGGCGATGTGAGAGTCGCTTGATTGAACGGCAGGGCGGTCCTGTCATATTCGCCGTCGCCCAAAGTTGAGACAAGTCATATTTGGAGAATTGATCATGGCCAATACCCGCGAACCGCTGCTGCAGCCGATCTCGATCCTGTCGCTGCGCCCGACGCAGATGACGGTGGGGATGCGGGAGGTCAAGGAAAAGCGCAAGCGCTGGCGCGAGCACAAGTCGAAGCGCAAGCAGGCCGAGCTGTTGGGCAAGCACATGATCCCGGTGGTGCTGGGGCCGGACGGGAAACACTACGTCGTCGATCACCATCATCTCGCCCGGGCGCTTCATGAGGAGGGCGTGAAGGATATTCTGGTCACGATCATCGCCGACCTCACCATGGTCGACAAGGGGGCATTCTGGGGTGTTCTCGACAACCACCGCTGGGTCTACCCCTACGATGCCATGGGCGAGCGGCGTCATTTCAGGGATGTGCCAAAATCGATCGCCGAGCTGAAGGACGATCCATTCCGCAGCCTCGCCGGCGAGATCCGGCGGGCGGGCGGTTATGCCAAGGACACGACGCCGTTCAGCGAATTTCTCTGGGCGGACTTTTTGCGCCGCCGGCTGTCGCGCAAGGGCGTCGAGGCCGATTTCGAGAAGGCGATCGAAAAGGCGCTGGCCTTGGCCAAGGGCAAGGACGCGATCTATTTGCC is drawn from Nitrobacteraceae bacterium AZCC 2146 and contains these coding sequences:
- a CDS encoding 3-oxoacyl-[acyl-carrier-protein] synthase II (product_source=KO:K09458; cath_funfam=3.40.47.10; cog=COG0304; ko=KO:K09458; pfam=PF00109,PF02801; superfamily=53901), encoding MTATRDKFGRPIVVVTGMGVVTSLGAGKADNWAKLTAGESGIRTITRFPTDGLKTTMAGSIDFVPVEPFSSTDLSEKLADLVTEEAIAQADIGSKGDFPGPLFLAVAPVEVEWPQRQAIARVSGSNTEINYDTMLRVAGGGQFTQFHRRFMFGSVADHLADTFGTKGSPISLSTACASGATAIQLGVEAIRRGEADAALCVATDGSVNPEALIRFSLLSALSTHNDPPQTAVRPFAKNRDGFVMAEGAGALVLESLEAATARGAKILGIVAGCGELADSFHRTRSSPDGKPIVGCVNNALSDAGIVSGQIDYINAHGTGTPENDKMEYLGISTVFGERAKQIPVSSNKSMVGHTLSAAGAVEAVFSLLTLEHQRIPPTINYDVPDPAIPFDVVPNTARDARVTAVMSNSFGFGGQNASLILTREPI
- a CDS encoding 3-oxoacyl-[acyl-carrier-protein] synthase II (product_source=KO:K09458; cath_funfam=3.40.47.10; cog=COG0304; ko=KO:K09458; pfam=PF00109; superfamily=53901), which produces MVETRPANSEPVEAWITGIGLATSLGEGPDAHWDALNQKRINVDETNFAPYIVHPLAPVSFDAQIPKKGDQRQMEAWQRIGTYAAGLALESAGIKGNKEILSRMDMIVAAGGGERDLVVDSGILNSEAHGASSPGFLNERLMNDLRPTLFLAQLSNLLAGNIAIVHGVTGSSRTFMGEEAAGVDAARIALARIAAGQSDIALIGAAHNGERKDLLLLYEFDDFNIKNKFETVWAREQASGFALGSGGAFLVIESKTHAQARGAKPYARLKNVVADQARRKNPGEVTASLEKLWSKLGALKSDTAIITGATGAEPATSEERTFLKQHADLAVRATGTSFGHALETQFPLGLGLAALAISRGAMFPPNDSTGLEIEMSKPPTQIVVIGAGHWRGEGMALVEAIS
- a CDS encoding 3-hydroxyacyl-[acyl-carrier-protein] dehydratase (product_source=KO:K02372; cath_funfam=3.10.129.10; cog=COG0764; ko=KO:K02372; pfam=PF07977; superfamily=54637), with product MNLEYFHLIDRIADLNVGDKTITVEANVPEKSTIFEGHFPGFPLMPGVLLIEAMAQTSGWLLIALMKFERMPFLAAVKEAKMRTFVTPGEKLMIDASIVHEGSGFAMTAVKVSAKGKLVCNATLTFRHVPFPHPDLRGHMETMARRIDFPQQAMSHG
- a CDS encoding acyl carrier protein (product_source=TIGR00517; cath_funfam=1.10.1200.10; cog=COG0236; pfam=PF00550; superfamily=47336; tigrfam=TIGR00517) yields the protein MSTTFDQVATIIAETCDIPRDTITPESHAIDDLGIDSLDFLDIAFAIDKAFGIKLPLEKWTQEVNDGKATTEQYFVLKNLSARIDELVAAKGA
- a CDS encoding hypothetical protein (product_source=Hypo-rule applied; cath_funfam=3.30.60.20; transmembrane_helix_parts=Inside_1_65,TMhelix_66_88,Outside_89_115), whose product is MKTQQPIIRGDDEHRVLKFVPRTSATLPHHPTVPGGRPAANTSHGADDLSRFERPRDEPDDFHHRMLANAAAFALTAALTGIGIWLAISIADLRKTQDCVLTGRRDCAHIVVPQT
- a CDS encoding hypothetical protein (product_source=COG4318; cog=COG4318; pfam=PF08857; superfamily=110849) — its product is MANTREPLLQPISILSLRPTQMTVGMREVKEKRKRWREHKSKRKQAELLGKHMIPVVLGPDGKHYVVDHHHLARALHEEGVKDILVTIIADLTMVDKGAFWGVLDNHRWVYPYDAMGERRHFRDVPKSIAELKDDPFRSLAGEIRRAGGYAKDTTPFSEFLWADFLRRRLSRKGVEADFEKAIEKALALAKGKDAIYLPGWCGPASDD